One window of the Bombus pyrosoma isolate SC7728 linkage group LG5, ASM1482585v1, whole genome shotgun sequence genome contains the following:
- the LOC122567351 gene encoding myb-like protein D isoform X1, translating into MPGIYLRKTSWIDWTQKEENLTLTVPGSYWLCHKTNIYKFIFRYHRTNRNINQFNYGKELMKVIRKIIKNPPSQKQQFGTSHLLVTFEHTPWTRQDKMFALMKFRERSVVAFSCAFILTITPIDSLRIEQNSENITSSDRSLIYQNESSNDTYECENKNEKESKKCLKHSSKDDSSKTDTQSNNMQEILGCENKNIQVNNNIGNTILRKLLLNEETVKQTGNSEDTNKFCKHLNMSAKHSIKLNDKMKESNANCLEDSNIKHQLSDDKIKINNCNIGKDKNNSVLNNSKMLNDSSVVNDINTDSVNLPYQYLIEKEIEDTKQNMLELNTKDITNHIEAHSDITKIQDLSCPKKKNYVLDNVSRSSDITDLVMEGLMFTIRQDQDTVAVIEQKTKLEVDEVLENSEKIETKEGEKCLRNSSLLGLENLITMLELPKGNEPGDKYQDIVSQKSTLRNQSMRKHLFNNVKYPLTNNKIKEQNSTIELKHMQWYPFNNSISASTSYSNNDNLDITNKRRYSEIYNNSKDEEDAKFIKYKNLKYEEEEEEDIIPEALQNEIFKLSTLSLKADKSKDKLNFIPNKDLLMDNVNNEESIKFEIDKNKLKSSFNHNLHPKRYTKSDCSNSVSIDSHIDKAQKLHNNAVCESKCNDTNKYKSNVPVIISNEAISLNEIPLPLQKIIKNKLSIKHNSLDDKTKINKDNIEIHETQPGQNASSISSTQLKNQILNSHTQTSSKDHEKFVQDSRETYNESISSSILKTEEKCSNSSKNIMELKEEKSQNQNNYIDKTRLSSNKIKDVTQEFYKQFSHLQKEKTLTNQKRLKSRRKSLNYANNSEMHIQMAKFFQDITRGAKVVVTRISVNKYS; encoded by the exons ATGCCTGGAATATATCTACGAAAAACTAGCTGGATTGATTGGACCcaaaaagaggaaaatctAACTTTAACAGTGCCTGGCTCATACTGGTTGTGTCATAAGACCaacatatacaaatttatttttaggtaTCATCGCACAAATAG AAATATAAACCAATTTAATTATGGAAAAGAATTAATGAAAGTTATTAGAAAGATTATCAAAAATCCACCTTCCCAGAAACAACAATTTGGTACAAGTCATCTTTTAGTTACTTTCG AACATACACCATGGACTAGACAAGATAAAATGTTTGCATTAATGAAGTTTAGAGAACGATCGGTTGTAGCATTTTCTTGTGCATTTATATTAACTATAACACCCATTGATTCTTTAAGAATAGAACAGAATTCAGAAAATATAACTTCCTCTGATCGTTCTTTAATCTATCAGAATGAAAGTTCAAATGATACATATgaatgtgaaaataaaaatgagaaagaaagtaaaaaatgtttaaagcaTTCTTCTAAAGATGATTCTTCAAAGACAGACACGCAGTCTAATAATATGCAAGAAATTTTAGGATGTGAAAATAAGAACATtcaagtaaataataatataggaaatactattttaagaaagttattattaaatgaagaAACAGTAAAACAAACAGGTAACAGtgaagatacaaataaattctgtaaacatttaaatatgtCAGCTAAAcatagtataaaattaaatgataaaatgaaagaaagtaaTGCTAACTGTTTAGAAGATAGTAATATTAAACATCAATTATCGGATgataagataaaaatcaataactGTAATATtggaaaagacaaaaataattctgtattaaataatagtaaaatgttaaatgatAGTAGCGTtgttaatgatataaatacagATTCTGTTAATTTGCCATATCAGTACTTgatagaaaaggaaatagaagaTACAAAGCAGAATATGttagaattaaatacaaaagataTTACAAACCATATAGAAGCACATTCAGATATTACCAAAATACAAGATTTATCTTGTCCTAAGAAAAAGAACTATGTATTAGATAATGTATCACGATCCTCTGATATTACAGATTTAGTAATGGAAGGATTAATGTTTACAATTCGTCAGGACCAAGATACTGTAGCAGTTATAGAACAAAAAACTAAGTTGGAGGTAGATGAAGTATtggaaaattctgaaaaaattgAGACGAAGGAAGGTGAAAAGTGTTTACGAAACTCTAGTTTACTTGGCTTGGAAAACTTAATAACAATGCTTGAATTACCAAAAGGAAATGAACCTGGAGATAAATATCAAGATATAGTTAGTCAGAAATCTACTTTGAGGAATCAGTCTATGAGAAAACACTTATTtaacaatgtaaaatatcctttaacaaataataaaattaaagaacaaaatagTACAATTGAGTTAAAACATATGCAATGGTAtccttttaataattctatttcagCTAGTACTAGTTATTCAAATAATGATAACTtagatattacaaataaacgTCGGTATTccgaaatatataataattctaaagaTGAAGAGGAtgcgaaatttataaaatataaaaatttgaagtatgaagaagaagaagaggaagataTAATACCAGAAGcattacaaaatgaaatatttaaattatctacaTTATCTCTTAAGGCAGATAAGtctaaagataaattaaactttataccaaataaagatttattaatgGATAACGTTAATAATGAAGAGTCaatcaaatttgaaatagaTAAGAATAAACTCAAATCTTCTTTTAATCATAATTTACATCCCAAAAGATACACAAAAAGTGATTGTTCAAATTCAGTATCTATTGATTCTCATATAGATAAAGCACaaaaattgcataataatGCAGTATGTGAATCTAAATGTAATGATACAAACAAGTACAAATCAAATGTTCCAGTAATTATCTCAAATGAAGCTATTAGTCTAAATGAAATACCTTTGCCCttacagaaaataattaaaaataaattatcaataaaacaTAATTCCTTAGatgataaaactaaaataaacaaagataATATTGAGATTCACGAGACACAACCAGGTCAAAATGCAAGTAGTATTTCCAGTacacaattaaaaaatcaaattttaaatagtcATACACAGACATCATCGAAAGatcatgaaaaatttgtacaagATAGTAGAGAAACATATAATGAAAGCATATCATCCTCAATATtaaaaacggaagaaaaatgttcCAACAGTTCCAAGAACATCATGGAgttaaaagaagagaaatcaCAAAatcagaataattatattgacaAAACAAGATTGtcatcaaataaaataaaagatgttacacaagaattttataaacagtTTTCACATttgcagaaagaaaaaactcTAACAAATCAAAAACGCCTTAAATCAAGAAGAAAGTCGTTGAATTATGCTAACAATAGTGAAATGCATATACAAATGGCCAaattttttcaagatattaCAAGAGGAGCCAAGGTTGTTGTAACACGTATaagtgtaaataaatattcatag
- the LOC122567351 gene encoding myosin-1-like isoform X2, with product MPGIYLRKTSWIDWTQKEENLTLTVPGSYWLCHKTNIYKFIFRYHRTNRNINQFNYGKELMKVIRKIIKNPPSQKQQFGTSHLLVTFEHTPWTRQDKMFALMKFRERSVVAFSCAFILTITPIDSLRIEQNSENITSSDRSLIYQNESSNDTYECENKNEKESKKCLKHSSKDDSSKTDTQSNNMQEILGCENKNIQVNNNIGNTILRKLLLNEETVKQTDLVMEGLMFTIRQDQDTVAVIEQKTKLEVDEVLENSEKIETKEGEKCLRNSSLLGLENLITMLELPKGNEPGDKYQDIVSQKSTLRNQSMRKHLFNNVKYPLTNNKIKEQNSTIELKHMQWYPFNNSISASTSYSNNDNLDITNKRRYSEIYNNSKDEEDAKFIKYKNLKYEEEEEEDIIPEALQNEIFKLSTLSLKADKSKDKLNFIPNKDLLMDNVNNEESIKFEIDKNKLKSSFNHNLHPKRYTKSDCSNSVSIDSHIDKAQKLHNNAVCESKCNDTNKYKSNVPVIISNEAISLNEIPLPLQKIIKNKLSIKHNSLDDKTKINKDNIEIHETQPGQNASSISSTQLKNQILNSHTQTSSKDHEKFVQDSRETYNESISSSILKTEEKCSNSSKNIMELKEEKSQNQNNYIDKTRLSSNKIKDVTQEFYKQFSHLQKEKTLTNQKRLKSRRKSLNYANNSEMHIQMAKFFQDITRGAKVVVTRISVNKYS from the exons ATGCCTGGAATATATCTACGAAAAACTAGCTGGATTGATTGGACCcaaaaagaggaaaatctAACTTTAACAGTGCCTGGCTCATACTGGTTGTGTCATAAGACCaacatatacaaatttatttttaggtaTCATCGCACAAATAG AAATATAAACCAATTTAATTATGGAAAAGAATTAATGAAAGTTATTAGAAAGATTATCAAAAATCCACCTTCCCAGAAACAACAATTTGGTACAAGTCATCTTTTAGTTACTTTCG AACATACACCATGGACTAGACAAGATAAAATGTTTGCATTAATGAAGTTTAGAGAACGATCGGTTGTAGCATTTTCTTGTGCATTTATATTAACTATAACACCCATTGATTCTTTAAGAATAGAACAGAATTCAGAAAATATAACTTCCTCTGATCGTTCTTTAATCTATCAGAATGAAAGTTCAAATGATACATATgaatgtgaaaataaaaatgagaaagaaagtaaaaaatgtttaaagcaTTCTTCTAAAGATGATTCTTCAAAGACAGACACGCAGTCTAATAATATGCAAGAAATTTTAGGATGTGAAAATAAGAACATtcaagtaaataataatataggaaatactattttaagaaagttattattaaatgaagaAACAGTAAAACAAACAG ATTTAGTAATGGAAGGATTAATGTTTACAATTCGTCAGGACCAAGATACTGTAGCAGTTATAGAACAAAAAACTAAGTTGGAGGTAGATGAAGTATtggaaaattctgaaaaaattgAGACGAAGGAAGGTGAAAAGTGTTTACGAAACTCTAGTTTACTTGGCTTGGAAAACTTAATAACAATGCTTGAATTACCAAAAGGAAATGAACCTGGAGATAAATATCAAGATATAGTTAGTCAGAAATCTACTTTGAGGAATCAGTCTATGAGAAAACACTTATTtaacaatgtaaaatatcctttaacaaataataaaattaaagaacaaaatagTACAATTGAGTTAAAACATATGCAATGGTAtccttttaataattctatttcagCTAGTACTAGTTATTCAAATAATGATAACTtagatattacaaataaacgTCGGTATTccgaaatatataataattctaaagaTGAAGAGGAtgcgaaatttataaaatataaaaatttgaagtatgaagaagaagaagaggaagataTAATACCAGAAGcattacaaaatgaaatatttaaattatctacaTTATCTCTTAAGGCAGATAAGtctaaagataaattaaactttataccaaataaagatttattaatgGATAACGTTAATAATGAAGAGTCaatcaaatttgaaatagaTAAGAATAAACTCAAATCTTCTTTTAATCATAATTTACATCCCAAAAGATACACAAAAAGTGATTGTTCAAATTCAGTATCTATTGATTCTCATATAGATAAAGCACaaaaattgcataataatGCAGTATGTGAATCTAAATGTAATGATACAAACAAGTACAAATCAAATGTTCCAGTAATTATCTCAAATGAAGCTATTAGTCTAAATGAAATACCTTTGCCCttacagaaaataattaaaaataaattatcaataaaacaTAATTCCTTAGatgataaaactaaaataaacaaagataATATTGAGATTCACGAGACACAACCAGGTCAAAATGCAAGTAGTATTTCCAGTacacaattaaaaaatcaaattttaaatagtcATACACAGACATCATCGAAAGatcatgaaaaatttgtacaagATAGTAGAGAAACATATAATGAAAGCATATCATCCTCAATATtaaaaacggaagaaaaatgttcCAACAGTTCCAAGAACATCATGGAgttaaaagaagagaaatcaCAAAatcagaataattatattgacaAAACAAGATTGtcatcaaataaaataaaagatgttacacaagaattttataaacagtTTTCACATttgcagaaagaaaaaactcTAACAAATCAAAAACGCCTTAAATCAAGAAGAAAGTCGTTGAATTATGCTAACAATAGTGAAATGCATATACAAATGGCCAaattttttcaagatattaCAAGAGGAGCCAAGGTTGTTGTAACACGTATaagtgtaaataaatattcatag
- the LOC122567370 gene encoding uncharacterized protein LOC122567370 has translation MDDVEEQCEDALFELCDARERYPSRCADELQKSIKLKNEINMLKVFKKSTATNEPFILSQNKCPNLDFNKNEMCFDHLDFKLQDVVNKLNNLKAVMDQIEREKTCWVNKLLES, from the exons ATGG ACGACGTCGAAGAACAGTGCGAAGACGCACTTTTTGAATTATGTGATGCTCGAGAACGGTATCCATCACGATGTGCCGACGAACTTCAAAAAtctatcaaattaaaaaatgagataaat ATGCTGAAGgtgtttaaaaaatcaacTGCAACAAACGAACCATTTATTTTGAGTCAAAATAAATGTCCGAAtcttgattttaataaaaatgaaatgtgcTTTGACCatttagattttaaattacaagatGTTGTAAACaagttgaataatttaaaagctGTCATGGATCAAATTGAACGAGAAAAGACATGTTGGGTCAACAAGCTACTGGAAagctaa
- the LOC122567356 gene encoding adipocyte plasma membrane-associated protein-like: MAYIKSIGTVIIYVSFFLAVITFLPGLPPDAEYSEYSMKPSSDLQTLKSVTKIRLKDPEILFSGEIKGPEAFASFNGEIYTGIRGGYVVKIEENRIKPIVKFGQKCDGLWQEQKCGRPLNLKFNDKGELFVADSYYGIFKVNVNTRQYINIINSSEPIDGKIPRVVNSLDIAKNGDIYWTDSSIDFPLHDSTYTFLANPSGRLIRYNAATKKNEVLVKNIGFANGVLLSDDESFLIVLSTLNSYIIKYNIKGSKVGQKEIFAEGLPGLPDNVHSDGQGGFIVALIFTVDSEHPLLFQSLMPHPHIRKMLSRLLYLIEAPFKLLQDIYPNYYSERVLHTAGSFDLSKNTALKSDSMILRIDKTGKILNVLYSEDTDITAISSAYIHNGYLWLGSPWNEYIMRVPLKQAFPDLALNTKPSVKKEQKQEEPLLTVSATPNIKVEAKSTKSTVKQEPTTKLPSKSTVKAQTTQKPNSDATRSKETIQKSTTSKPTTTSTTTTPKPTTSSPKAFEKDSKEIKKDKSNSQVKPESSQQSNEARIKTKSVDSVKKNDHETQTAKSKPMKKNEDSTKK, translated from the exons atggCGTACATAAAGTCAATCGGTAccgtaataatatatgttaGTTTCTTCTTAGCTGTCATTACCTTTTTACCAGGTTTACCTCCAGATGCAGAATATTCCGAATATAG tatgAAACCTTCTTCGGATTTACAAACACTGAAATCTGTAACAAAGATTCGACTAAAAGATcctgaaatattattctctGGAGAAATCAAAGGTCCAGAAGCTTTTGCATCGTTTAATGGAGAAATATATACTGGTATACGTGGAGGTTATGTTGTGAAAATTGAGGAAAATCGAATTAAACCTATTGTAAAGTTTGGACAAAAGTGCG ATGGATTGTGGCAAGAACAAAAATGTGGTAGACCTTTGAatctaaaatttaatgataagGGGGAACTGTTTGTTGCTGATAGTTACTATGgtattttcaaagtaaatgTTAATACACGacagtatataaatataatcaacaGTTCTGAACCTATTGATGGAAAGATTCCAAGAGTGGTTAATTCATTAGATATTGCAAAGAATGGAGATATTTATTGGACAGATTCATCTATAGATTTTCCACTTCATGATTCAACCTATACATTCTTAGCTAATCCATCAGGAAG GCTTATTCGATATAATGcagcaacaaaaaaaaatgaagtattagtaaaaaatataggaTTTGCAAATGGTGTCTTACTAAGTGATGATGAAAGCTTTCTGATTGTACTAAGTACTCTTAACTCGTacattatcaaatataatataaaaggtTCAAAAGTTGGACAAAAAGAAATCTTTGCAGAAGGTTTACCTGGTCTACCTGATAATGTACATAGTGATGGGCAAGGAGGTTTTATAGTAGCTTTAATTTTTACTGTAGATTCTGAACatcctcttttatttcaatctctGATGCCACATCCACATATACGGAAAATGTTATCAagattactttatttaatagaagctccatttaaattattgcaagatatttatccGAATTACTATTCAGAAAGAGTTTTACATACAGCAGGTTCATTTGATCTTTCAAAAAATACAGCATTAAAAAGTGATTCAATGATACTTAGGATTGATAAAACAGgaaaaattttgaatgttttatacTCAGAAGATACAGATATTACTGCAATATCTAGCGCTTATATACATAATGGATATTTATGGTTGGGTTCTCCTTggaatgaatatattatgagGGTTCCATTGAAGCAAGCATTCCCAGATTTAGCACTTAATACAAAACCTTCAGTTAAGAAGGAACAAAAACAGGAAGAACCGCTTTTAACAGTTTCAGCTACACCAAATATTAAAGTAGAGGCAAAATCGACAAAATCAACTGTTAAACAAGAACCAACTACAAAACTACCTTCAAAATCAACTGTTAAAGCACAAACAACACAAAAACCAAATTCAGATGCAACAAGATCAAAGGAGACCATACAGAAATCTACAACATCAAAACCTACTACCACCAGTACCACTACCACTCCAAAACCAACAACATCATCACCTAAAGCATTTGAAAAAGATTCAAAGGAAATTAAGAAAGATAAATCCAATTCACAAGTTAAACCTGAATCATCACAACAAAGCAATGAAGCaagaataaaaacaaaatctgtagattctgtaaaaaaaaatgatcatGAAACTCAGACTGCAAAATCTAAACctatgaaaaaaaatgaagattctACTAAAAAGTAA
- the LOC122567365 gene encoding uncharacterized protein LOC122567365 isoform X1, whose product MSDIYHTNFKERIKAIMSEKKPNILERFIIFSETDTKTLKIFSYGIASISLMIALYRIRPFAKFRKPSSIPSRFLQRKVQLQGTVIRIEPNYGTLLMVDHKPLIPLPRLSSPTYLPIKVAGLDVTANGISWLQTIVSGKEITFIPLATEKDYVTCIVSIDRNKEQIKVGEELAKLGFAIVAKDSPKTLIQDKDIVSYHKCLLKAQKWAQNKRNGHWHFVKNPTILWRIQQNLNNKLKSILPTFITQQLNI is encoded by the exons ATGTCAGATAT ATACCATACTAActttaaagaaagaataaaagcaATAATGTCAGAGAAAAAGccaaatattttagaaagatttatcatttttagcGAAACAGACACCAAGACGTTGAAG ataTTCAGTTATGGAATTGCTAGTATAAGCTTAATGATTGCACTCTATCGAATTAGAcct TTTGCTAAATTTAGAAAACCATCTAGCATACCATCTCGCTTTTTACAAAGAAAAGTTCAACTTCAAGGTACTGTGATACGTATAGAACCTAATTATGGTACACTTTTAATGGTTGATCACAAACCATTAATACCTTTACCTCGACTAAGTAGTCCAACATATTTACCAATTAAAGTAGCTGGTCTTGATGTAACAGCTAATG GTATTAGTTGGTTGCAAACAATTGTTAGTGGAAAAGAAATAACTTTCATACCTTTAGCCACAGAAAAAGACTATGTAACTTGTATAGTATCTATAGACCGAAATAAG gaACAAATAAAAGTTGGTGAAGAATTAGCAAAACTTGGTTTTGCTATAGTAGCAAAAGATTCTCCAAAAACATTAATACAAGATAAAGACATCGTAAGCTATCATAAGTGTTTATTGAAAGCACAAAAATGGgcacaaaataaaagaaatggacACTGgcattttgttaaaaatccTACAATTTTATGGCGAATCCaacagaatttaaataataaattgaaatcaatACTGCCTACATTTATAACACAACAACTTAATATTTAA
- the LOC122567365 gene encoding uncharacterized protein LOC122567365 isoform X3, with protein MSDIETDTKTLKIFSYGIASISLMIALYRIRPFAKFRKPSSIPSRFLQRKVQLQGTVIRIEPNYGTLLMVDHKPLIPLPRLSSPTYLPIKVAGLDVTANGISWLQTIVSGKEITFIPLATEKDYVTCIVSIDRNKEQIKVGEELAKLGFAIVAKDSPKTLIQDKDIVSYHKCLLKAQKWAQNKRNGHWHFVKNPTILWRIQQNLNNKLKSILPTFITQQLNI; from the exons ATGTCAGATAT cGAAACAGACACCAAGACGTTGAAG ataTTCAGTTATGGAATTGCTAGTATAAGCTTAATGATTGCACTCTATCGAATTAGAcct TTTGCTAAATTTAGAAAACCATCTAGCATACCATCTCGCTTTTTACAAAGAAAAGTTCAACTTCAAGGTACTGTGATACGTATAGAACCTAATTATGGTACACTTTTAATGGTTGATCACAAACCATTAATACCTTTACCTCGACTAAGTAGTCCAACATATTTACCAATTAAAGTAGCTGGTCTTGATGTAACAGCTAATG GTATTAGTTGGTTGCAAACAATTGTTAGTGGAAAAGAAATAACTTTCATACCTTTAGCCACAGAAAAAGACTATGTAACTTGTATAGTATCTATAGACCGAAATAAG gaACAAATAAAAGTTGGTGAAGAATTAGCAAAACTTGGTTTTGCTATAGTAGCAAAAGATTCTCCAAAAACATTAATACAAGATAAAGACATCGTAAGCTATCATAAGTGTTTATTGAAAGCACAAAAATGGgcacaaaataaaagaaatggacACTGgcattttgttaaaaatccTACAATTTTATGGCGAATCCaacagaatttaaataataaattgaaatcaatACTGCCTACATTTATAACACAACAACTTAATATTTAA
- the LOC122567365 gene encoding uncharacterized protein LOC122567365 isoform X2 codes for MSEKKPNILERFIIFSETDTKTLKIFSYGIASISLMIALYRIRPFAKFRKPSSIPSRFLQRKVQLQGTVIRIEPNYGTLLMVDHKPLIPLPRLSSPTYLPIKVAGLDVTANGISWLQTIVSGKEITFIPLATEKDYVTCIVSIDRNKEQIKVGEELAKLGFAIVAKDSPKTLIQDKDIVSYHKCLLKAQKWAQNKRNGHWHFVKNPTILWRIQQNLNNKLKSILPTFITQQLNI; via the exons ATGTCAGAGAAAAAGccaaatattttagaaagatttatcatttttagcGAAACAGACACCAAGACGTTGAAG ataTTCAGTTATGGAATTGCTAGTATAAGCTTAATGATTGCACTCTATCGAATTAGAcct TTTGCTAAATTTAGAAAACCATCTAGCATACCATCTCGCTTTTTACAAAGAAAAGTTCAACTTCAAGGTACTGTGATACGTATAGAACCTAATTATGGTACACTTTTAATGGTTGATCACAAACCATTAATACCTTTACCTCGACTAAGTAGTCCAACATATTTACCAATTAAAGTAGCTGGTCTTGATGTAACAGCTAATG GTATTAGTTGGTTGCAAACAATTGTTAGTGGAAAAGAAATAACTTTCATACCTTTAGCCACAGAAAAAGACTATGTAACTTGTATAGTATCTATAGACCGAAATAAG gaACAAATAAAAGTTGGTGAAGAATTAGCAAAACTTGGTTTTGCTATAGTAGCAAAAGATTCTCCAAAAACATTAATACAAGATAAAGACATCGTAAGCTATCATAAGTGTTTATTGAAAGCACAAAAATGGgcacaaaataaaagaaatggacACTGgcattttgttaaaaatccTACAATTTTATGGCGAATCCaacagaatttaaataataaattgaaatcaatACTGCCTACATTTATAACACAACAACTTAATATTTAA
- the LOC122567363 gene encoding uncharacterized protein LOC122567363, with the protein MFRDGQYLEVIKASNDCLVTAVVTVQEKTIKIKEKKVSTNKWLDLEDWVALYKILEKAILRNVQTEGSPQNFKKCKCKKSTRQLEITYTFEPSESIKDVTSLPTIRVNVSPAKKKLEKSELPKVTIEKKDILNQITEKPVRKTSDHIYQKDSKNTLLTKSGNNDLVAKESINTKNDRVKRCLPVDNLGNDILEEYVPNAPVTKKLCANLNYIPSRKSTLEQIQVFSNEYSPIVSDNKSVADVVRYVPNSMDSSKVSYETYEPSGTTILKHPEEYIPNSKGIKASIEEYYPDFTSKTMKFDDSYVPSSVQLTNENSKKLIERHKKLQSEKHTLR; encoded by the exons atgtttcgtgaTGGTCAATATTTGGAAGTAATTAAG GCTTCGAATGATTGTTTAGTTACGGCTGTTGTTACTGTTCAAGAGAAGACTATcaaaattaaagagaaaaaggttTCAACTAATAAATGGCTTGATCTTGAGGATTGGGTGGCactgtataaaattttggaGAAAGCAATTTTGCGCAATGTTCAAACAGAAGGATCGCCTcagaattttaagaaatgcaaatgtaaaaaatcTACTCGACAATTGGAAATCAC ATATACATTTGAACCATCCGAAAGTATAAAAGATGTTACATCGTTACCTACTATTAGAGTAAATGTTTCTCcagcaaagaagaaattagaaaaatcggAATTACCCAAAGTAAcaatagagaaaaaagatattttgaatCAAATAACAGAAAAGCCAGTTAGGAAGACTTCCGACCATATATATCAAAAAGATAGCAAGAATACTTTACTCACAAAATCAGGAAACAATGATTTAGTAGCGAAAGAATCGATTAACACAAAAAACGATAGAGTTAAAAGATGTCTACCAGTTGACAATCTGGGAAATGATATCTTAGAGGAGTATGTACCAAACGCACCTGTGACGAAAAAGTTATGCGCGAACTTGAATTATATACCAAGTAGAAAGAGTACATTGGAACAAATCCAAGtattttcaaatgaatattctcCTATAGTATCGGATAATAAGAGCGTAGCGGACGTAGTTCGATATGTACCAAATTCCATGGATTCATCAAAAGTATCTTATGAAACATATGAACCTAGTGGTACAACTATTCTAAAACATCCTGAAGAATACATTCCCAATTCAAAGGGAATTAAGGCATCTATCGAGGAATATTATCCAGATTTTACTAGTAAGACAATGAAATTTGATGATAGTTATGTGCCGTCAAGTGTTCAACTAACTaacgaaaattcgaaaaagttAATAGAAAGGCACAAAAAGTTACAATCAGAAAAACACAcgttaagataa